In Caldisericaceae bacterium, the following proteins share a genomic window:
- a CDS encoding type I restriction-modification system subunit M yields MSKNNLKITTPQSLNAYIKSICDIMRRAGRSSALQYVPELTWMLFLRILDEKEQKEEEQAKAVGVSFMPSLEYPYRWRDWADPRGKKRIDLQTGTLGAFTSFVNGDLIPHLKNLKDKPGATPRQKIISEVFSSTERTYIDTERNLLDILDKIHAISVDNIDETHMFPISQVYEGLLQKMGEKNNDGGQFFTPREVIRVMVKVIDPEIGETIYDPCCGTGGFLAQAYQHMKEKAKTASDIEILKTRTFYGREKENLVYPIALANLVLQGIDEPHIWHGNTLTGFEVYGELFSNAPSLFDVVLTNPPFGGKEGEDAQTHFAYKTSSTQVLFLQHVIDSLKHGGRCGIVIDEGVLFRTNEKAFVQTKQKLLNECNLWCIVSLPQKVFVNAGASSKTNLLFFTKGEPTKEIWYYDLSDLNITKKQPLTLQHFEEFFKLLPGREISERSWRVSVEEIRSKNYDLKAVNPNRKNKEDERTPEELISIIKSQAEEIENAINFLKGRGL; encoded by the coding sequence ATGTCAAAGAACAATCTTAAAATTACCACTCCGCAATCTTTAAATGCCTATATTAAAAGCATTTGTGATATTATGCGTAGGGCTGGAAGGAGTAGCGCTTTGCAGTATGTGCCAGAACTTACCTGGATGCTCTTCCTTCGCATCCTTGATGAAAAAGAACAAAAGGAAGAAGAACAGGCAAAAGCAGTAGGTGTTTCTTTTATGCCTTCCTTAGAGTATCCCTATCGCTGGCGGGATTGGGCAGACCCAAGAGGAAAGAAAAGAATTGATCTACAGACAGGAACACTTGGCGCATTTACGTCCTTTGTGAATGGTGACCTTATACCTCATCTTAAAAATCTTAAAGATAAACCTGGAGCAACTCCCCGTCAGAAGATTATCAGTGAAGTCTTTTCATCAACTGAAAGAACGTATATAGACACAGAACGAAACCTACTTGATATTCTTGATAAAATTCATGCAATTTCTGTTGATAATATTGATGAAACTCATATGTTTCCTATATCTCAGGTCTATGAAGGTTTGCTTCAAAAGATGGGAGAAAAAAATAATGATGGCGGACAGTTTTTTACTCCCAGAGAAGTTATTCGAGTAATGGTCAAAGTGATTGATCCTGAAATTGGAGAGACCATATATGACCCCTGTTGTGGCACAGGAGGCTTTTTAGCCCAGGCTTATCAGCACATGAAAGAGAAGGCAAAAACAGCATCGGATATTGAAATTCTCAAGACAAGAACCTTTTATGGCAGAGAAAAAGAAAATCTTGTATATCCAATTGCTTTAGCAAATCTTGTTCTTCAAGGAATAGACGAGCCCCATATCTGGCATGGAAATACACTAACTGGTTTTGAGGTTTACGGAGAGCTATTTTCAAATGCGCCTTCCCTTTTTGATGTTGTGCTAACAAATCCTCCTTTTGGTGGAAAAGAAGGAGAAGATGCTCAGACACATTTTGCATACAAGACAAGTTCAACTCAGGTGCTATTTCTGCAACATGTGATTGATAGCCTTAAACATGGGGGAAGATGCGGGATAGTAATTGACGAAGGGGTGCTCTTCCGAACAAACGAGAAAGCTTTTGTTCAAACTAAACAAAAACTCTTAAACGAATGCAATCTATGGTGTATTGTTAGTCTGCCGCAAAAAGTTTTTGTGAATGCAGGGGCATCAAGTAAAACCAATCTTTTATTCTTTACAAAAGGTGAGCCGACAAAGGAGATATGGTATTACGATTTATCTGACCTCAATATCACCAAGAAACAGCCACTTACACTACAACATTTTGAAGAGTTTTTCAAATTATTACCAGGAAGAGAAATAAGCGAACGCTCCTGGCGTGTGTCAGTGGAAGAGATAAGATCAAAAAATTATGACCTCAAAGCAGTGAACCCCAACCGGAAAAATAAAGAAGATGAAAGAACCCCAGAAGAATTGATTTCTATTATAAAATCCCAGGCAGAAGAGATCGAAAATGCTATAAACTTTTTAAAAGGCAGAGGGTTATGA